A part of Periplaneta americana isolate PAMFEO1 chromosome 17, P.americana_PAMFEO1_priV1, whole genome shotgun sequence genomic DNA contains:
- the LOC138693067 gene encoding uncharacterized protein isoform X4 — MWGEFNRNRKWKYLQRRMKCFLRVVMDLMKMEPEDDPLEMDLIKMEPGDDSLDFKRDNIYKLEENKASSEDWNLSHLEETCMKTEYVDDSYEIKSEKTVKSEEVEVPTTFAFVKCEVDEDVFDVDRVQQEHKVEVSSKEDELFPER; from the exons ATGTGGGGAGAGTTCAACAGGAACAGAAAGTGGAAGTATCTTCAAAGGAGAATGAAGTGTTTCCTGAGAG TTGTGATGGATTTAATGAAGATGGAACCTGAGGATGATCCTTTAGAGATGGATTTAATCAAGATGGAACCTGGGGATGATTCTTTAGACTTTAAACGGGACAACATATACAAATTAGAAGAGAATAAGGCTTCATCAGAG GACTGGAATTTATCGCATCTAGAAGAGACGTGCATGAAGACAGAATACGTGGACGACAGTTACGAAATCAAATCAGAGAAGACAGTCAAATCAGAAGAAGTTGAAGTGCCTACGACCTTTGCATTCGTGAAATGTGAAGTTGAT GAAGATGTGTTCGATGTGGACAGAGTTCAGCAGGAACACAAAGTGGAAGTATCTTCAAAGGAGGATGAATTGTTTCCTGAGAG
- the LOC138693067 gene encoding uncharacterized protein isoform X5, whose product MDLVKMEPEDDHFGLLSHDITHIIKENKASSQEGNLSHLEAMGMKTEYVDHNYDIKTEIKIEDTPVPVSFRMLKTEVDEDLFNVGRVQQEQKVEVSSKENEVFPERCKKSSPKSCHVLLVYAGHPSSSVDNLNVITH is encoded by the exons atggattTGGTCAAGATGGAGCCTGAGGATGATCATTTTGGCTTACTGTCACATGATATCACACACATAATTAAAGAGAATAAAGCTTCATCACAG GAAGGGAATTTATCGCATCTGGAAGCGATGGGCATGAAGACAGAATACGTGGACCATAACTATGACATAAAAACAGAGATAAAGATTGAAGACACTCCAGTTCCTGTCAGCTTTCGTATGCTGAAAACTGAAGTTGAT GAAGATTTGTTCAATGTGGGGAGAGTTCAACAGGAACAGAAAGTGGAAGTATCTTCAAAGGAGAATGAAGTGTTTCCTGAGAG GTGTAAGAAGTCGTCGCCGAAAAGCTGTCATGTGCTACTAGTTTATGCGGGACATCCTTCTTCTAGTGTtgataatttaaatgtaattacacattag
- the LOC138693067 gene encoding uncharacterized protein isoform X3, whose product MWGEFNRNRKWKYLQRRMKCFLRVVMDLMKMEPEDDPLEMDLIKMEPGDDSLDFKRDNIYKLEENKASSEDWNLSHLEETCMKTEYVDDSYEIKSEKTVKSEEVEVPTTFAFVKCEVDEDVFDVDRVQQEHKVEVSSKEDELFPERYLLHIC is encoded by the exons ATGTGGGGAGAGTTCAACAGGAACAGAAAGTGGAAGTATCTTCAAAGGAGAATGAAGTGTTTCCTGAGAG TTGTGATGGATTTAATGAAGATGGAACCTGAGGATGATCCTTTAGAGATGGATTTAATCAAGATGGAACCTGGGGATGATTCTTTAGACTTTAAACGGGACAACATATACAAATTAGAAGAGAATAAGGCTTCATCAGAG GACTGGAATTTATCGCATCTAGAAGAGACGTGCATGAAGACAGAATACGTGGACGACAGTTACGAAATCAAATCAGAGAAGACAGTCAAATCAGAAGAAGTTGAAGTGCCTACGACCTTTGCATTCGTGAAATGTGAAGTTGAT GAAGATGTGTTCGATGTGGACAGAGTTCAGCAGGAACACAAAGTGGAAGTATCTTCAAAGGAGGATGAATTGTTTCCTGAGAG
- the LOC138693067 gene encoding zinc finger protein 345-like isoform X1 — MDLVKMEPEDDHFGLLSHDITHIIKENKASSQEGNLSHLEAMGMKTEYVDHNYDIKTEIKIEDTPVPVSFRMLKTEVDEDLFNVGRVQQEQKVEVSSKENEVFPESIVDNVKKRVSQERASIDHEEDKLRQCGSNSPDCSDISDISRNASKCNICNEAFVRPEPVKLGTHIQTKESDKCDVCGKCFSRLDHTTQHTRNQSAERPFKCEMCGKYLSKSAHLNAHYRIHKSESSFKCQVCGLCLSDSLSLSRHTRIHTDERPFKCHVCGKCFTASIYLNRHTRRHTSERPFECQVCGKSFSASSYLIRHARIHTGEKPFECEACGKNFLSWGHLKEHSRIHTGEKPFKCGTCGKCFSASGNLSKHTRVHKVEKLFKCEVCGKCFSASIYLKRHTRIHTGEKPFKCQVCGKCFSASSNLIKHARIHTCEKPYKCEVCGKNYSSSGHLKEHARIHTGEKPFKCRVCGKCFSASRDLNRHSRVHTGERPFKCQVCGKGFSASSDLSRHARMHTGVKPFKCEVCLKHFSSLGHLKEHGRIHTGERPFKCEVCGKCFSASTNLNKHARIHIVERLL, encoded by the exons atggattTGGTCAAGATGGAGCCTGAGGATGATCATTTTGGCTTACTGTCACATGATATCACACACATAATTAAAGAGAATAAAGCTTCATCACAG GAAGGGAATTTATCGCATCTGGAAGCGATGGGCATGAAGACAGAATACGTGGACCATAACTATGACATAAAAACAGAGATAAAGATTGAAGACACTCCAGTTCCTGTCAGCTTTCGTATGCTGAAAACTGAAGTTGAT GAAGATTTGTTCAATGTGGGGAGAGTTCAACAGGAACAGAAAGTGGAAGTATCTTCAAAGGAGAATGAAGTGTTTCCTGAGAG cATTGTGGATAATGTTAAGAAGAGAGTGTCACAAGAACGCGCCAGCATTGATCATGAAGAAGACAAATTAAGACAgtgtggtagcaacagtccagaCTGTTCAGACATTAGCGACATCAGCCGTAATGCTAGCAAGTGTAATATATGCAACGAGGCATTTGTAAGACCAGAACCTGTGAAACTTGGTACTCATATACAGACAAAAGAGTCAGACAAgtgcgatgtgtgtggaaagtgtttctcacgaTTAGATCATACAACTCAACATACACGCAATCAATCAgccgaaaggccattcaaatgcgaaatGTGTGGAAAGTATTTGTCGAAATCGGCACATTTAAACGCACATTATCGCATACATAAAAGCGAAAGTTCTTTCAAATGCCAGGTGTGTGGATTGTGTCTATCAGATTCGTTATCTTTAAGTAGACATACGCGCATACACACAgacgaaaggccattcaaatgtcacgtgtgtggaaagtgttttacaGCATCGATATATTTAAACAGACATACTCGCAGACACACAAGCGAAAGGCCTTTCGAATGCCAGGTGTGTGGAAAAAGTTTCTCTGCATCATCATATTTAATTAGACATGCACGCATACACACAGGCGAAAAGCCATTCGAATGTGAGGCGTGTGGAAAGAATTTCTTAAGTTGGGGACACTTAAAAGAACATTCACGCATTCACACCggcgaaaaacctttcaaatgcggtacatgtggaaagtgtttctctgcGTCAGGAAATTTAAGCAAACATACACGCGTACACAAAGTTGAAAAGTTATTCAAATGtgaggtgtgtggaaagtgtttctcagcaTCGATATATTTAAAAAGACATACTCGCATACATACAGgggaaaagccattcaaatgccaggtgtgtggaaaatgtttctcagcGTCGTCGAATTTAATTAAACATGCACGAATACACACATGCGAAAAGCCATAcaaatgcgaggtgtgtggaaagAATTACTCAAGTTCGGGACACTTAAAGGAACATGCGCGCATTCACACAGGCGAAAAGCCTTTCAAGTGCAGGgtgtgtgggaagtgtttctcaGCATCGAGGGACTTAAACAGACATTCTCGCGTGCACACAGGCGAAAGACCATTCAAATGCCAGGTTTGTGGAAAAGGTTTTTCAGCGTCGTCAGATTTAAGCAGACATGCACGCATGCACACAGGGGTTAAGCCATTCAAATGTGAGGTGTGTCTAAAGCATTTCTCAAGTTTGGGACACTTAAAGGAACATGGACGCATTCACACAGGCGAAAGACCTTTCAAATGCGAGGTGTGCGGAAAGTGTTTCTCAGCATCGACGAACTTAAACAAACATGCACGCATACACATCGTCGAAAGGTTACTTTAA